A single bacterium DNA region contains:
- a CDS encoding ABC transporter ATP-binding protein: MSDLALETHHLAKRYGRLQAVDSLDLRVPVGCIYGFLGPNGAGKSTTIRMLLGLIRPTGGEAFLLGRPARPDHPSVRREVGALVEGPAFVDYLSARRNLEMLWALSGGVRAPALQGRPHDRAVDQALELVGLTSRQSDRVRTFSHGMKQRLGLAGALLGHPRLLVLDEPANGLDPQGLVEVRDLLRRLRDEHGMTIFLSSHLLHEVQLICDEVGVVRRGRLIAAGLVTELLARRETELRVEVDDAERARQVAGALPSVRQVEMTPEALRVVVEPGTAAELNAALVQAGLRVSALAPAAPDLERFYLELVKSDEAPGVPTS, encoded by the coding sequence ATGAGCGATCTCGCCCTGGAGACCCACCACCTCGCCAAGCGCTACGGCCGCCTTCAGGCCGTGGACAGCCTCGATCTGCGCGTGCCGGTCGGCTGCATCTACGGCTTCCTGGGGCCCAATGGCGCCGGGAAGAGTACGACCATTCGCATGTTGCTGGGGCTGATCCGGCCCACCGGGGGGGAGGCCTTCCTGCTCGGGCGGCCCGCCCGGCCGGACCACCCGTCGGTCCGGCGCGAGGTCGGGGCGCTCGTGGAGGGGCCGGCCTTCGTGGACTACCTGTCGGCCCGGCGCAACCTGGAGATGCTCTGGGCGCTATCCGGCGGGGTACGAGCCCCCGCCCTACAGGGGCGCCCCCATGACCGGGCGGTGGACCAGGCCCTGGAGCTGGTGGGCCTGACCTCCCGCCAGAGCGACCGGGTCAGGACCTTCTCCCATGGCATGAAGCAACGGCTCGGCCTGGCCGGGGCCCTGCTGGGGCACCCGCGGCTGCTCGTCCTCGATGAGCCGGCCAACGGCCTGGACCCCCAGGGCCTTGTCGAGGTGCGCGACCTGCTGCGCCGCCTGCGTGACGAGCACGGGATGACCATCTTCCTCTCCAGCCACCTGCTGCACGAAGTCCAACTCATCTGCGATGAGGTGGGGGTGGTGCGGCGCGGGAGGCTCATCGCGGCCGGACTGGTGACGGAACTGCTTGCCCGGCGCGAGACGGAACTGCGGGTGGAGGTGGACGACGCCGAGCGGGCGCGGCAAGTGGCCGGGGCGCTGCCCTCCGTCCGGCAGGTCGAGATGACGCCGGAGGCCCTGCGGGTGGTCGTGGAGCCGGGCACGGCGGCCGAACTGAACGCCGCGCTGGTGCAGGCCGGCCTGCGCGTCTCGGCCCTGGCGCCGGCGGCTCCGGACCTGGAGCGGTTCTACCTGGAGTTGGTGAAGTCCGATGAAGCTCCTGGTGTGCCTACGTCTTGA
- a CDS encoding ABC transporter permease — MKLLVCLRLELVKIFRQRGTYVAYAILAVVTGLTVWGLHQYGAPHRLQVSHRAGTEMAVGGNLVTAFTVARHLMDPVFLVLVPMLVAMVCGGLVAAEHRSGVLRTWLCRPVSRLTLFTAKGLSGGLYAITLSLFLGLFALAVGYAVFGGGDLITYSRDGLVILEEGLAWPRMAVAYGVAALLMCCIASLALLASVIFENPLVAAGCAVAVIPVSGILQHMEYFKCLEPYLLTTYLDVYGEAFKATLQFADFRAALTCAAGYCLVPYVLGAIIFWRRDVTS; from the coding sequence ATGAAGCTCCTGGTGTGCCTACGTCTTGAACTGGTCAAGATCTTCCGCCAGCGCGGCACGTATGTCGCCTATGCCATCCTGGCGGTTGTGACCGGGCTGACCGTATGGGGCCTGCACCAGTACGGCGCGCCGCACCGCCTGCAGGTCAGCCACCGCGCCGGCACGGAGATGGCCGTGGGGGGGAACCTCGTCACGGCCTTCACCGTGGCGCGACACCTGATGGACCCCGTCTTCCTCGTGCTGGTGCCGATGCTGGTGGCGATGGTGTGCGGCGGGCTGGTGGCCGCCGAGCACCGCTCCGGCGTGTTGCGTACCTGGCTCTGCCGGCCGGTCTCGCGGCTGACGCTGTTCACCGCCAAGGGCCTGTCCGGCGGCCTCTACGCCATCACCCTGTCGCTGTTCCTGGGCCTGTTCGCGCTGGCGGTGGGCTATGCGGTCTTTGGCGGGGGCGACCTCATCACCTATAGCCGCGACGGGCTGGTCATCCTGGAGGAGGGCCTGGCCTGGCCCCGGATGGCTGTGGCCTATGGCGTGGCCGCGCTGCTGATGTGCTGCATCGCCTCACTGGCCCTGCTGGCGTCGGTCATCTTCGAGAACCCGCTGGTGGCCGCGGGCTGCGCGGTGGCCGTCATTCCGGTCAGCGGCATCCTGCAGCACATGGAGTACTTCAAGTGCCTGGAGCCGTACCTGCTGACCACCTACCTGGATGTCTATGGCGAGGCCTTCAAGGCCACTTTGCAGTTCGCCGACTTCCGCGCGGCGCTCACTTGCGCTGCCGGGTATTGTCTTGTACCGTATGTACTGGGCGCGATCATCTTCTGGCGGCGGGACGTGACGTCGTGA